Genomic DNA from Spirochaetaceae bacterium:
GCACCGCGCAGGGCCCCGAGACGCCTCGCGATACCGGCGCCCCGGGCGTGACCTTCCGCCGTGTCCTACGGCGGCCGCACCCCAAGGGCGCAGGATGATATTGAAAGAGCCGCACACGCGCGCTGCGTGAACCCGGGCGAACCCGGTGAGTCGCACGCCGCGCGCTGTTGGCGAATATGACTCTGACTGGCCGTCCGCGTTGCGGGCGTGAGAGTAGCCAGGGAGCGGCAAGCCGCGACGCAATACTCTCAAAAACATCGAGATACGGAGTTACGTATGACTGTAACAATCACCAGGACCTTGGTGGTTGCGCTGGTCCTGGTCCTGACCGCCACCGGCCTCTGGGCCGCTGGCGCAGAAGAGGAGCCGGCGGCGGCTACCGCTACCGAGAAGGAAACGGTGTTCGACCCCGCCACCGGCATGACGTGGACCGCGCCAGAGTATGGCGGGACACTCACGTCGGCCGTTACGGTCTTTCCTCCGAGTACTGACAACTGGTGGAATCTTGGCTGGGCGCCTCACCTCATCGGTGGCGTTGTGGAGCGGCTCGCGTTCGCCGACTGGGGACTATCCAGGGATATATGGAACGGTAGAATATACTCCGTTGTGACCCCGGAGATGACTACAGGGGCGCTGGCTGAAAGCTGGTCAATGCCCGACGACACAACGTTCATCTGGAACATCCGCCAGGGCGTTCACTGGCATGACAAGGCGCCGATGAACGGTCGCGAGTTCGATGCCTATGACGTCGAATGGAACTTTCACCGCTATTTCGGTCTGGGCGATTTCAGCGAAGACGGACCGAACGCCGCGGTGGGTGCTGTCGTCGGCGGTGTAGGTATCGAATCGGTAACGGCCACCGACCAATGGACGGTTGAGGTCAAGCTGACGAAGCCTCACCTCGATGTGCTGGGGAAATTTCTCAACGGCTACTTTTTTGTGCACGCCCCCGAGCAAATCGAGGAATACGGCGATGCCAAGGACTGGAGAAATCTGGTCGGCACCGGGCCCTTTATACTGACAGACTTCGTGGAGGGCAGCTCTGCAACCTGGGAGAAGAATCCCAACTACTGGGGCTACGACGAAAAATTCCCGGACAACCGGCTACCCTATGTTGATCAGTTGAGGTCCCTCCTTATGCCGGACATGTCAGCACGTCTGGCGGCACTGCGCACGGGTAAGGTTGACATGATGGGTAACGTCGGCGACGCTTATATTACCTCTATCGACGATTTGGAGAGCCTGCAGAAGACCAGCCCTGAAATCGACGTGTGGCCGGTTTACAACCCTGCATCGGGCGTTCTATACATGAACGTGACCTCGCCTGCCATAACTGCCGACGTCAATGTGCGCAAGGCACTGCAGATGGCAGTGGACCGCGAGACAATTTCCGCTACCTACTTCAAGGGGTTGGGAGATCCAGCACCTTATGGGTATGTACATCAAAGTTCCAAAGGGTGGTCCTGGCCATATGCAGAGTGGCCCGACGAGGTCAAGCAAGAATATACCTATAATCCTGAAAGGGCCGAGGAACTCCTTGATGCGGCCGGATATCCGCGCGGCGACGACGGCTATAGATTCAAGATCGAGATCGCCCAGTTCAGCAGGTACGAGCCGACCTATCCGGAACTCGTCATGGGGTACTTGGATGCCATTGGCGTTGACAGCGAACTTTTCATACAGACCAGCGCTGAGTCAGGAGCGCTATTGAATGCGGACACGCACGAGTATGAGTTTGTGGCCAGTTACTATGGCTGGTTTGGCAGCAGTGGCACCAACCTGACCTGGATAAGCCAAAGCTTTGATGGGAGAAGCCACAACAAATCGAAGGACCCGCGGATCGACGCCCTGCATCTTGCCGCCATCGAAAGTACCGACCTTGATGAGTTCAAGAGTCTTATCAGGCAGGCCGATGAGATCACGGTAAGGGAGCACTTTGCCCTGGTTAAGTCCAGCTCCCCTTGGTTCTCCGTGAGCCAGCCATGGGTCCAGGGATATTTCGGTGAAGCAGGTATGGGAAACGGTGAACGCAATACCCACCTGGCCCGCCTCTGGATTGATAGTGAGCTGAAGCAAGCAACGCTGGGGAATTAGCAGGATACTGCTGCGGAGCTGGGTGGCGGTCGCTTGCGAGCGCGCTTCCCAGCTCCCCTACTTGGGCTACCAACACCATGAGAAGCTATCTCATCAGGCGGTTATTGCTCATAATCCCCACCCTGTT
This window encodes:
- a CDS encoding ABC transporter substrate-binding protein, coding for MTVTITRTLVVALVLVLTATGLWAAGAEEEPAAATATEKETVFDPATGMTWTAPEYGGTLTSAVTVFPPSTDNWWNLGWAPHLIGGVVERLAFADWGLSRDIWNGRIYSVVTPEMTTGALAESWSMPDDTTFIWNIRQGVHWHDKAPMNGREFDAYDVEWNFHRYFGLGDFSEDGPNAAVGAVVGGVGIESVTATDQWTVEVKLTKPHLDVLGKFLNGYFFVHAPEQIEEYGDAKDWRNLVGTGPFILTDFVEGSSATWEKNPNYWGYDEKFPDNRLPYVDQLRSLLMPDMSARLAALRTGKVDMMGNVGDAYITSIDDLESLQKTSPEIDVWPVYNPASGVLYMNVTSPAITADVNVRKALQMAVDRETISATYFKGLGDPAPYGYVHQSSKGWSWPYAEWPDEVKQEYTYNPERAEELLDAAGYPRGDDGYRFKIEIAQFSRYEPTYPELVMGYLDAIGVDSELFIQTSAESGALLNADTHEYEFVASYYGWFGSSGTNLTWISQSFDGRSHNKSKDPRIDALHLAAIESTDLDEFKSLIRQADEITVREHFALVKSSSPWFSVSQPWVQGYFGEAGMGNGERNTHLARLWIDSELKQATLGN